The proteins below are encoded in one region of Salvelinus fontinalis isolate EN_2023a chromosome 10, ASM2944872v1, whole genome shotgun sequence:
- the wdr74 gene encoding WD repeat-containing protein 74 isoform X2: MSCLSRDQEVCVLGWGDQHETEVLVGSVNGTVKTFSTEKGIFTETRQCGESTQGRFTGLAVTDSALITCVETGLLRVWKEGSTDTVEINAGTNVCRMRQNPSQRNQVATGGKENGLKVWDLERPETPIFTSKNVRNDWLDLRVPEWVRDMAFIPDSDKIVTCTGHHQVRVYDPASPQRRPVLEAHFGEYPLTALSLPANQDSVVVGNTHGELAILDLRKGLVRGCLKGMAGGVRGLQCHPSLPLVASCGLDRFLRVHSLEDRSLQHKVYLKSRLNCVLLSSKDLELSSSAVTGDVEEVKEEGGEVDEVWDTMEMINDQAKKRATDEEEAVVTGVEKTTKKRKVVK, from the exons ATGAGCTGCCTGAGCCGGGACCAGGAAGTGTGTGTCCTAGGCTGGGGAGATCAACATGagactgag GTACTGGTGGGTTCTGTGAATGGCACAGTGAAGACATTTAGCACAGAGAAGGGCATCTTCACTGAGACCAGACAGTGTGGGGAGAGCACCCAGGGCAGGTTCACAGGACTTGCTGTCACAGACAG TGCTCTGATCACGTGTGTGGAGACAGGACTTCTGAGGGTCTGGAAGGAGGGCAGCACAGACACA GTTGAGATAAATGCAGGGACGAATGTTTGTCGGATGCGACAGAATCCCTCACAGCGCAACCAAGTGGccacaggggggaaggagaatggCCTAAAGGTCTGGGATCTGGAGAGGCCTGAAACACCCATTTTCACCTCCAAGAAT GTACGTAATGACTGGCTGGACTTGCGAGTGCCCGAGTGGGTCAGAGACATGGCCTTCATCCCAGACTCCGACAAGATCGTCACCTGCACAGGTCACCACcag GTGCGAGTGTATGACCCTGCCTCTCCCCAGAGGCGTCCGGTTCTGGAGGCTCATTTTGGGGAGTACCCCCTCacagccctctccctccctgccaaCCAAGACAGTGTTGTAGTGGGCAACACGCATGGAGAACTCGCCATCTTAGATTTGCGGAAAG GTCTGGTGCGTGGGTGTTTGAAGGGGATGGCAGGAGGAGTGCGGGGGCTGCAGTgccacccttctctccctctggtGGCTTCCTGTGGTTTGGATCGCTTTCTGAGAGTACACAGCCTGGAGGACCGCTCCCTACAGCACaag GTGTATCTGAAGTCACGACTCAACTGTGTGCTTCTGTCCAGCAAAGATCTAGAG CTGAGCAGTTCAGCAGTAACTGGAGATGTGGAGGAAGTGAAAGAAGAGGGAGGTGAAGTGGATGAGGTGTGGGACACTATGGAGATGATAAATGACCAGGCTAAGAAGAGAGCAACAGACGAAGAGGAAGCCGTAGTTACAGGTGTAGAGAAGACTACGAAGAAAAGAAAAGTGGTCAAATGA
- the wdr74 gene encoding WD repeat-containing protein 74 isoform X1, giving the protein MADKSQVCSVWVGSETGILKGVSLSKKQAFNFCEMSCLSRDQEVCVLGWGDQHETEVLVGSVNGTVKTFSTEKGIFTETRQCGESTQGRFTGLAVTDSALITCVETGLLRVWKEGSTDTVEINAGTNVCRMRQNPSQRNQVATGGKENGLKVWDLERPETPIFTSKNVRNDWLDLRVPEWVRDMAFIPDSDKIVTCTGHHQVRVYDPASPQRRPVLEAHFGEYPLTALSLPANQDSVVVGNTHGELAILDLRKGLVRGCLKGMAGGVRGLQCHPSLPLVASCGLDRFLRVHSLEDRSLQHKVYLKSRLNCVLLSSKDLELSSSAVTGDVEEVKEEGGEVDEVWDTMEMINDQAKKRATDEEEAVVTGVEKTTKKRKVVK; this is encoded by the exons ATGGCAGACAAAAGTCAAGTGTGCTCAGTATGGGTGGGATCGGAAACAGGGATATTAAAAG GAGTGAGCCTATCCAAAAAACAGGCTTTCAACTTCTGTGAGATGAGCTGCCTGAGCCGGGACCAGGAAGTGTGTGTCCTAGGCTGGGGAGATCAACATGagactgag GTACTGGTGGGTTCTGTGAATGGCACAGTGAAGACATTTAGCACAGAGAAGGGCATCTTCACTGAGACCAGACAGTGTGGGGAGAGCACCCAGGGCAGGTTCACAGGACTTGCTGTCACAGACAG TGCTCTGATCACGTGTGTGGAGACAGGACTTCTGAGGGTCTGGAAGGAGGGCAGCACAGACACA GTTGAGATAAATGCAGGGACGAATGTTTGTCGGATGCGACAGAATCCCTCACAGCGCAACCAAGTGGccacaggggggaaggagaatggCCTAAAGGTCTGGGATCTGGAGAGGCCTGAAACACCCATTTTCACCTCCAAGAAT GTACGTAATGACTGGCTGGACTTGCGAGTGCCCGAGTGGGTCAGAGACATGGCCTTCATCCCAGACTCCGACAAGATCGTCACCTGCACAGGTCACCACcag GTGCGAGTGTATGACCCTGCCTCTCCCCAGAGGCGTCCGGTTCTGGAGGCTCATTTTGGGGAGTACCCCCTCacagccctctccctccctgccaaCCAAGACAGTGTTGTAGTGGGCAACACGCATGGAGAACTCGCCATCTTAGATTTGCGGAAAG GTCTGGTGCGTGGGTGTTTGAAGGGGATGGCAGGAGGAGTGCGGGGGCTGCAGTgccacccttctctccctctggtGGCTTCCTGTGGTTTGGATCGCTTTCTGAGAGTACACAGCCTGGAGGACCGCTCCCTACAGCACaag GTGTATCTGAAGTCACGACTCAACTGTGTGCTTCTGTCCAGCAAAGATCTAGAG CTGAGCAGTTCAGCAGTAACTGGAGATGTGGAGGAAGTGAAAGAAGAGGGAGGTGAAGTGGATGAGGTGTGGGACACTATGGAGATGATAAATGACCAGGCTAAGAAGAGAGCAACAGACGAAGAGGAAGCCGTAGTTACAGGTGTAGAGAAGACTACGAAGAAAAGAAAAGTGGTCAAATGA